Genomic DNA from Bacillus sp. Marseille-P3661:
AAAAATGAAAAAACATTAGTTTATGTATATAGAAAATATAGCAAACGTGGAGTGGAAGATTTTGCAGAGAAAGCAAAAGAAAAAGGACTTAAATCTGTTTATTTCCACGCAGATTTATCTAGTAATGAAAAGCAGGATATAATTCGAAAATATAAAGATAATGAAATTGATTTAATCTTTGCAACAAATGCGTTTGGAATGGGAATCGATATCCCAGATATCAAGTTAGTTATTCATTTTATGATTCCTGAATCAATTGCACAGTATTATCAAGAGGTCGGACGTGCTTCACGTAATAAAGAAGCATCGAATGCATACCTTTTATATACGGACAAGAATATTCAAGTTAAGAAAACACACTTTATTAATAAAAGTTTCCCATCATATGAGAAAATGGAAGAAAAATTTGAAGAAATTAGGAATGGTAAAAAAGGCTTTAAAAATATTGAATATTACGATGATGATATATTGCAATTATGTCTACCGTATTTACTGGATGTTGGAGCAGTTAATATATGTGCAAAAGCCATCCATTCATTGAAAATCTTAGAGGATATTAAAAATCCAGATCTCCAAAAAGCATTAGATGCTTCGAAGCCGAAAACATTTATAACTACATTTAAAAAAACAGACTACACTCCAGAAGAACTCTCTGATTTAGTTTTTGAATCTTTGTTAAAAGGAGAATGTACGGTTAAAAGAAGTTTAGCAAAATGTTTGATAGTTGAAGTATTAGTTGATGATCTAAAACCTTTTGAACAACGAATAAATGAAATGATTGAGGAAAAGAAGAAGTTTAAATACGACCAACTTGATTATTTCGTATACACAATTGATCGTACAGACAATTCTATTGAGTTGCATCAAGAAATAGCTCAATTTCTTGGCGTGAGTAAGTGGGATTTACAAAGAATTTATACAACAGAAAAAGGAGATAAGGTTCGATCAAAATCAGAAGTAATTATTGCAAACACTTTATACAATAAAAATGTACCGTATGAATATGAACAAGCATTATTCGCACCAAATGGCAAACAAATGTCTCCAGACTTTACAATTATACTAAATGGGAAAACTTATTTCTTAGAACATATCGGAATGTTGAATAATGAACAGTATTCGGAACGATGGTTAGAAAAAAGAAAGTTATACGATGAATTTTATAAAGAGAACTTGTTAATTACTTATGAATCTCCAAACTTAGCAACTGATATCTTAACTTTAATAAAGAA
This window encodes:
- a CDS encoding RecQ family ATP-dependent DNA helicase, with the protein product MQVEEVFKEYFPKMAEEITLKEIQKKVINNILGDNNSLAILPTGGGKSLIYWVSGMALNGITIVVSPLIALIDEQVEKLREQNISVLKLHADVKQKDQIELLSKLYSGDYTPSFIFVSPERLAMDGLLEKALKKRKEDIKLVVIDEIHCISQWGESFRPLYTHIPTFLNTVFDKWPVVLGLSATLNVLEIEDIKKNFYINDQNVIKDVHLMRTEINLICKHFNDENEKEETFWNLLEQHKNEKTLVYVYRKYSKRGVEDFAEKAKEKGLKSVYFHADLSSNEKQDIIRKYKDNEIDLIFATNAFGMGIDIPDIKLVIHFMIPESIAQYYQEVGRASRNKEASNAYLLYTDKNIQVKKTHFINKSFPSYEKMEEKFEEIRNGKKGFKNIEYYDDDILQLCLPYLLDVGAVNICAKAIHSLKILEDIKNPDLQKALDASKPKTFITTFKKTDYTPEELSDLVFESLLKGECTVKRSLAKCLIVEVLVDDLKPFEQRINEMIEEKKKFKYDQLDYFVYTIDRTDNSIELHQEIAQFLGVSKWDLQRIYTTEKGDKVRSKSEVIIANTLYNKNVPYEYEQALFAPNGKQMSPDFTIILNGKTYFLEHIGMLNNEQYSERWLEKRKLYDEFYKENLLITYESPNLATDILTLIKKLTENNRLS